From the Thermococcus sp. genome, the window GCGATGACAACCCCAAGCAGGATTAAAATGAACCCTGATACTGTGTAGGTTTTTCTCCTTTTCATTTCGAACTCCTCCCTAGCTGTTAGATACTAGATACTAAAAACAAAGTAGAAAGACAAAATTACTCAATATCAACTGGTATCTCGATTGAAACTCCAACGTTTTCAGTTAGGTATCTGCTGATAGATACACCCCCATGACTATCAACGTAAGCTATAATCCTCAGCTTAAGCTGTGTGCTCCCAACAGATTCAATAGGGAGCTTTTCTTGAGGCAAGATGTTTTTGGCTGTTGGCGTTATTCCCGATGGTTCAAGGTATATCTGGAGTTCACTCGACCCATCATAAGATGCCCTTGTTAGTCCATAATGAGTAAGAGCATCGAGGTGCCATGTTCCGTGTGCTTGTATAGTAGCTGGTGCGGTGTACGAATCCGTTGTGTACCAGTATGCATTTGATCCTGTTCCGCTAGATGAACCAAAGTGAACTCTAGTACTAGGACCTAACTGAAATTGCCTATTTTGCACAGCATACTGGGCTGCAATGTACACTTTAGCAGTTGAGAAACTGCCATGTAGAATTGTGTCAAGAGTTATAACTCCACTGTTCGTGGCAATTGCCGGTGTTGCTATTGCTGCAATCACTAAAACGACAACTCCGAAGATTGTTCCTGCCAACTTCTTCTTGTTCATATGCCCCCCCCCATTTAGTGGTGGGCAGTTAAACGTTGAACGATAGTATTTTTTATAGGTTTTGGTTCAATTGTTTAAATACTTTAAATCATAACCCACCAAAGTCCCAGCCTCTTCTTTACATCTTCCGCGCTGAGTCCCTTCACGAACAGGTCTTTTTCCCTGCCCGTTTCCCCCCTCAGGATGCTGACCTCCACACCGAGTAGCTTGGAGAGGAACTTGACCACCTCCCTGTTCGCCTTTCCCTCAACGGGTGGGGCCTTTACCTTGACCTTCAATCGGCCACGCCATTCGTCTATCCCCTCGATCGCGTTCTTCTTCGCCTTCGGCTGGACGTAGATGAGAAGGAGCGTCCCTTCCTTCGTCTCCTTAAGGAACTTCGCCATCTCAATCCCTCCACTCGTACTCCCACACGATTTTCGGAGGAAACTCCCCGCGCTTAAGCCTTTCGAGTATTTCCCCGGCTATGGAGTAGGCAAAGTCGAAGGTTTCTTTGTCAATCAACCCGTAGTTCAGGGCCATCTCAAGCTCGTCCTCGTCGATTAGGAAGGTATCCCCGTGCGGAAAGACAAAGATATCCAGGAAGAGGTCGAGCATCTCAAGCGTGTCCCCTTCCCTCTTCGTGTAGGCCAGAACGTCGATGTAGAGCCCCTTGAAGTTCCCTTCCCTGTCGTAAACCTTTAGGACGTCGTAGTTTTTACCAACAAAAGCGAAGTAGAGCATGTTGTAGCCGTTGTCTACCACCTTCACGCCGTTCACCTTGAGCGGGGCGAGCATGCCGGAGAAGGTTGACTTAGCGACGATGACGTCGCCCAAATCCGCAACTACCTCGTCATCTCGCTCCAGAACGCGGTTGGGAATGCGGCGGTAGATGAGGTGGATTCTGGCTGGCATTGGAGCTCCCTTTTTGAGTAGGCTGTGGAGGTTAAAAAGCTGGCTGATTGAATTGTGAAACGTAGCGTTCAAGATAATTGATTTTGTCCCCCCGGCTTCGTCTTACGTTTCCGCAGTATATTACCCTTCGGGAGAAGGGAAATACATAAATACCCGGAGGGAGAAGGGAAATGGGGGAGATATGCGTTAAGCCAGTCAAATACAACTTGACCGATCTCGCTTGGTTCCTTGGCGCTAGTATTTTTGGCTCAATTGTTGTGGCATCTATCTATGGTTCAGAGATCCAAGACATCTATGGTTTTAAAAATCTCTTTCTTGTGGGCTTTCTGATAGCATTTGGTGCGTTAATAAGTGTTTTTGTTGTATTACAAGATTTAGACGAGTTTGTGACGGGGATGGATCCTAACAAGATACTATCTGAGTGTAAAGGACGTGTAAGGGGAGATCTCGAAAAGGCCTATTCTCTAGCTACCGAAAGGGCCTACACTCTTTTCGTCAACTTCTTCGTGTCTTGGATACTCCTCGGCGCCGTCAACGGGGTGCTCATTTACTACGGGCCTCCTCACTGGTTGACAACGCTCTCAATAGGCCTGTTCTCCCTCTTTGGATTCATCAGCTTTATACTCTGGATAATCTCCTACCTGAGGTACAGGGACTACAGCAAGAAGCTGCTGGTGATTCAGCTGAAGAAAAACGAGAAAGCTGAGATATCAATAAAGATTTAACTCTTCTTGCAGTTTTCTCTCCTTTGATCCCCCTGTCGAGTTGCCGAAAGCTTTTATATTTCCGTGCCGATTTTTGAGTGATGACAAAGAAGCTTGAGGAAATCGAAGCCATTCTCCGGAAGCACAAGGGAGAGCTCAGGGAACGCTTCGGGGTTAGCTCAATAGCCATATTCGGCTCCTACGCCCGGGGCGAAGAGACCGAGCTGAGCGACGTGGACATACTCGTCGAGTTTGAAAGGCCCATAGGGTGGGAGATAGTTGACCTCAGGGACTACTTGGAGGAACTCCTCGGCCTGCCTGTAGATTTAATTACAAAAAACGCCGCCATGAGCAGAAGAGAACTGTGGGAACACATTAAGGAGGACTTGGTCTATGTCTAAACGGGACCCCTGCCTTTTCATGAATGATATCTTGGAGGCTATAGGTCGGATAGAAGAGTACACCAGCGGCTACACCTTTGAAACCTTCATTAACGACAAGAAAACGGTCGATGCCGTCCTGAGAAACCTCGAAATCATTGGAGAGGCTGCGAGAAATATTCCAGACGAGGTGAGGGAGAGATATCCCTCGGTTCCTTGGAGGAGAATCGTCGGCCTTAGAAACGTTGTCATTCATCACTACTTCGGCGTTGACCTCTCAGTAGTATGGGTTATCGTGAGTTCCCAGCTTGAGGAATTAAAAGAAGAAATCGAGAAAATCGTTGAGGGGGAGTGTTAACTCCCGAAGATCAGCTCCCTCAGCTTCCCGGGCAGCTCCTCGATCTTCACCCTCACCTGCTCCCTCGTGTCGCGGTCGCGGATTGTCACAGTGCCGTCCTCCGGCGTCTGGTTGTCGATAGTTACGCAGTAGGGCGTTCCTATTTCATCGTACCTCAGATAGCGCCTCCCTATCGTGTCCTTCTCGTCGTATACCGCTATGAAGCCAGCCTTCTGGAGGGTTCTGAAGACGTCGTAGGCTATGCCTTTGAGCGGTTCCTTGGCGACGAGGGGCAGAACTGCGACCTCTATCGGGGCCATGTCCTTCTTGAGTTTGAGGTAAGTCCTGTCCTCCTCGATAACCAGAGAGTTCTCAAGGAGCAGGTAAAAGGGCCTGTCAATACCGAAACTGGGTTCAAGGACGTGAGGCACTATCTTCTCGCCGGTTATCTTCTCCTCGACCTCTTTGATGATGAAGTCGTCCTTCTCAAGCTCGTAGCCCTCGATGGTTATCCTGCCGTCCCTCTCCAGCACATCCACCAGGTTCCTGAGCTTCTCCTCGTCCCAGCTCTGGATAAGCTCGTTTATCCTCTTGGCGTCCTTCTTGAGCTTCGGCCCGACGCGCTTCATGTTGAGTCCCACTTTGAGGCGCTTGACTATCTTCGGCTCGTCGTAGTGGATGAGGACGGTCAGGTCAGCCCCGCTCATCTTCATGTGCTTGCTGAGGTCGTAGTCTCCGCGGTAGGCTATGCCAACGCACTCCACCCAGCCGAAGCGCTCGCTGTGTATCTCCACGTCCCACGTGTCGCTCGAGTAATGCGCCCTTTCCTCTGGCAGCTGCTGGCGGAAGCGTATCGCCTTCTCGGGGATGCCTATGTCGAGGAGAACGCGCTTGACCATGACCATGTAGTATGCGAAGAAGGTGTTCAGGACGTAGCCCTTCTTCACGGCCTCCTCGGCGGTCATCTCCACCATTCCAAGGTTCTTGAGCTGGTGCTCTATCGGATATAGCCTGAGAACCTCGGCCTTGACCTCGTCGAAGTGGGGATGTTCCGTCTCCTTCGGGTTGAAGAATATCTCCGCTTCCGCCTGCGTGAACTCCCTTAACCTCAACATCCCCTGCCTTGGTGAAATCTCGTTGCGATAGGCCTTTCCAATCTGGAAGACGCCGAAGGGGAGCTTGTTCCTCGCGAAGGCGTTGAGGCGCCTGAAGTTCACGAAGATGCCCTGCGCCGTCTCCGGCCTCAGGTAGCCCTTCTGGTCGCCGTAGGGGCCGATTTTGGTCTCGAACATGAGGTTGAAGTACCAGACCTCCGAAAGCTCGCCGCCGCACTCGGGGCATTTTATGCCGTGTTCCTTTATCATCTCGGTGAGGTGCTCGGCGCTCATTCCCTCCGTGTCAATGTTGAGGGCCTCCTCGACGAGATGGTCTGCCCTGAACCTTGACCCGCACTTCTTACACTCGACCAGCGGGTCAACAAACTTGTCAACGTGACCGCTCGCAATGAAAACCTTCTCGGGCGTTATATCGGGGGTCTCCAGCTCAAAGAAGCCCTCCCTCTGGAAGGCCTCGCGAATTTTCTGCTCGATTTTTCTCTTTATCGTCGCTCCAAGAGGACCGTAATCGTAAAAACCCCTCGCACCACCGTAGATTTCAAAACTGCCCCAGGCAAAGCCTCTCCTCCTCATCAAGTCCTGAAGAACTTCGTACTTATCGGGCTTCTCTCCCATCACTCACCACCTGAAACTGGAGTGAGGCATTTTCATAAAAACCTTTTGGGGAGGATTTAGTCAGTACGTCAAAATGAAAATGAAACGGACGGGATGCTCAGCCCCTTTCCAGGACGAGGACACTTATTGGGGGCACTTTAATGGTGCCGGAAAGCACCTTGCCCCGCTCGCTTGAAGGCCAGAGAACCCTCCAATCTCCCGGCGGAAGCTGGAGCTCGACAACCTTACTCCAGCTGTTGGAGACGACTAGAACCTCGTCGTCATGCCCCCTGAAGAACGCCATCATGCCCCCCTCGGCCGTATAGAACCTTATGACGCTGCTCCTCAGCGCGGGGGTGTTCCTCCTCAGTTCTGCCAGCGCCCGGTAGTGGTTCAGCACGTCCCCGTTTACCTGATCCCACTGTATCGGGTAGCGCTGTTCGTCGTAATTGTTCTTGTCGCCCAGCAGGCCCCTTTCGTCTCCCTGGAACGTCACCGGCGTTCCGGGAAGAGTGTAGAGGAGCGTTGAGAGAAGTTTGAGCCTCTCTATGGACTCGCTGCTTGGGGTGTCTCCGAGTGAACCGCCGCCGAGGTCGGTGAGGACTCTCGACGTGTCGTGGGAGTCAACGAGATTGAAGCCCATTGCAACTACGTTCTCGCCGTAGCTCGCGTAGTACCTGCCCATCATCCTCATCGCGGCCTCACCGCTCAGGTAGCCCCTCGCGTAGTTCAGGAGGATGTCCCTACCGAGGGCGTAGTTCATAAGCGAGTCGAAGCGGTCTCCTTTAACCCACTCGGGCGAGAGAGTCCAAATCTCCCCGACGAGGTATGCGTCGGGATGCTTCTCTTTCACCCTTTCCCTCAGCTCGGAAAAGAAGGTTGCCGGGTCAAGAACCTCGTTGGGGACGTCGACCCTTATCCCGTCGAAGCCGAAGTCAAGCCAGTGAAGAGCGGCACCAATGAGGTACTCCCTGACCTCGGGGTTCGTCGTGTTGAGCTTTGGCAGGCTCCCGAAGCCCCACCAGCCGAGGTAAGCTTTTCCGTCGCCCAGCTTGAACGGCCACCGCTTGATGAAGAACCAGTCCCAGTAGGGGCTCTGCTTTCCGTTCTTCCAGACGTCGAGGAACGCTGGGTTGCCGATCCCGCAGTGGTTGGGCACGAAGTCGAAGATCACCCGTATTCCCCGCTTGTGAGCTTCATCGAGGAACTCTCTAAGGTCCTCCTCGGTTCCAAACTTTGGGTCGAGCCTGTAGTAGTCGTAGGTGTCATAGCCATGGGCGCTCCCGGAGAGGGTGATCGGGTTGAGGTAGATTATCGTGACACCGAGGCTCTTCAGGTAGTCGAGCTCCTCGGTTATCCCCTTTATGTCCCCGCCGAAGTACTGGTGGCAGCAGTGGAGGGGTGTTATCGGGTCGCTCCAGTTGGAGAGTACCGGCTTTCCTGGATTGACCTGGTTGAGGAGCAGCTCGTCGTGGTCAAGGGCGAGGACATCGTTGCTTTCGTTCCCGTCCTTGAACCTGTCCGGGAATATCTGGTAGGCTATGCCGTTGCTCACCCACTCCAGCTGGGGGAAGCGGTCAACACCATCGAAGCTGTAGAACGGGTTCTCGCTCGTGTTAAGGACGGCGAACCTCCCTCCGTCGGCCGAGTTTACAACGAGGTAGTAGCGCATAGGTTCAACGAACGGCACCTCGGCGCGCCACATCTCGCCGGAGTCCCACCAGACCTGGAGCTTCATCGTGTAGTTCCCTCTGTCGGTCACAAGGACGGCCGAGCCCACGGTGTCCCGCTTCGCCTCAAACCTCACCACAGTCCTGTTGTCTGCGACGCTTAGATAAGCCGGGTCTCCAGGATTAAACTCTACATAAAATCCCACATCTCCCTCAACGACCCTGACCGCGTTCTTTCCGCCGTAGCCGTCCGGAGCGTAACCGTCAGCCTCGGGGTCGTAGGGCCTTCCGGTGCCGTCGTCAGACATGTCCTTGACCCACTGGCCGTCGATGAAGTACTTGTACTCGTATCTCCCGGGCCTGAGACAGACCGTCGTGCTCCAGGTCCCGTTCTCTTCCTTCATGGGCCACTCGGCCCAGTCGTTGAAGCTCCCGCGCAGGCTGACGGAGGTTACAGTCCCCTTTCCGGGGTTATAGGTGAAGGTAACGGGAGTCCTCCCGGACGGGCAGCTCTTGCCGGTTCCCGTGTAAATCGCCGTGTAGTTGCCGGCCGGCAGTTTGAGTTCCGCCACCTCGGGCTCTGAATATGTAGACGTCGGGGTGAGCGCTGGTGATGTGGTCGTTGGGGACGGTGGTTGTGGGGTCGTGTCCGCTGGTGCCTGCTGGCTCTGGGAGATGCAGCCGCTGGCTATTGAAATCAGGAGCAGGAGAACAATCAGCAAGCCGGTCTTTCTCATAGTCCCACCATAGTCACCGTTGGTGATATAGGGTTATATGGTTTTCCCAGGAAGGTGTCTCCAGAACCTCTGGCAAAAAGCACGGGGAAAGAGTTATAAACCGTTTCCCTCGTTATCGTTACGAGCTTTGATTATTTGGAGGTGCGTGAAAATGGCGGAAAGACCACTTGATGTTATTCACAGGTCGCTCGACAAGGACGTGCTCGTGCTCCTGAAGAGGGGTTCCGAGTTCAGGGGTAGGCTCATCGGTTACGACATCCACCTGAACGTCGTCCTCGCCGATGCTGCCCTCATTCAGGACGGCGAGGTCGTGAAGAAGTACGGTAAAATCGTTATCAGGGGAGACAACGTTCTGGCCATTTCCCCTGTCGAGATTGAGTGAAGTGAGACTTTAGTGGGGTGATAGCATGGGAAGCGGGACTGCACCGAAGGGCAGGAGGAACCACACTCCAACTCACATCAAGTGCAGGCGCTGTGGAAGGCGCGCCTACAACGTCAAGAAGGGCTACTGCGCCTCGTGCGGCTTCGGCAGGAGCAGGCGCATGAGGAAGTACAGCTGGTCCCACAAGTGGAGGAAGAAGAGGAACCTCCTCTGAACCTTTTCTTTTCCTTTGCTTCCGGACTCTTCTCACACCACAATCCTTATTAACTTCCATGTTAGCTTTACCGTTTAGAGGGACGTCTTAATGCTCCACCTCAACGAAGATCAGCGCCGCCTCTGGAAGCTCGCCTGGCCCGCGATAATGGGGAACATATCCCAGACACTCCTCAACCTAGTGGACATGATGATGGTCGGCCAGTTGGGTGCTCTGGCTCTGGCGGCCGTTGGTCTCGGTGGCCAGGTCAGCTGGTTCATGATGCCCATCATGGCGGCGGTCGCAACGGGGACCCTTGCCCTCGTTGCGAGGTTCGTTGGGGCGAAGGACGACGCCAACGCCACTCTCACGCTGGAGCAGAGCCTCTACCTGGCGTTCCTCCTCGGAATCCCCGTCATGCTCTTCGGCTGGTTTCTGGGCGACGACATACTCAGGATAATGGGGGCAAAACCGGACGTGGTGGCCCTCGGCTATGAGTATATCAGGGTTCTCTTTGCATTCTACCCAATACGCTTCGCGGGCTTCACCGCGTTCTCAGCACTTAGAGGCGCGGGGGACACCAAAACTCCGATGAAGCTCGGCATACTTATGAACATCGTTAACGCGGTTCTGGACTACCTCCTCATATTCGGGGAGCTCGGCTTTCCCCGGCTCGGTCCGGTCGGCGCCGCCTGGGCCTCCGGAATAGGCATAACGACCTCGTTCCTAATCGGTCTCTACCTCCTCTGGAGCGGAAAACTCGTGCTCCGCTTCAGGCCCAGCTGGAGCTTCCACCCCGACATGGCGGGGAGGATCCTCCGCGTTGGAATACCGACGATGATCGAACGCGGAATATTCAGCTTCTACAACTTCCTTTACATGAGCATAGTTACCCGCTTCGGCACGGTAGCCCTGGCCGCACATCAGGTCGGGCTTAGAGTTGAGAGTATAGCCTACATGCCCGCCTTCGGCTTCAACGTGGCCACCTCAGCCCTTGTCGGCCAGAGCCTCGGAGAAGGAAAGCCCGAGAAGGCAGAAAAGACCGTTTACGAGGCACTCAAGATGGTGGGCCTCTTCATGAGCGTCATGGCGGCCATTCTGATAATATTCCCGCGCTACCTGGTCATGC encodes:
- a CDS encoding DUF167 domain-containing protein, whose amino-acid sequence is MAKFLKETKEGTLLLIYVQPKAKKNAIEGIDEWRGRLKVKVKAPPVEGKANREVVKFLSKLLGVEVSILRGETGREKDLFVKGLSAEDVKKRLGLWWVMI
- a CDS encoding DUF402 domain-containing protein, which codes for MPARIHLIYRRIPNRVLERDDEVVADLGDVIVAKSTFSGMLAPLKVNGVKVVDNGYNMLYFAFVGKNYDVLKVYDREGNFKGLYIDVLAYTKREGDTLEMLDLFLDIFVFPHGDTFLIDEDELEMALNYGLIDKETFDFAYSIAGEILERLKRGEFPPKIVWEYEWRD
- a CDS encoding nucleotidyltransferase family protein; protein product: MTKKLEEIEAILRKHKGELRERFGVSSIAIFGSYARGEETELSDVDILVEFERPIGWEIVDLRDYLEELLGLPVDLITKNAAMSRRELWEHIKEDLVYV
- a CDS encoding DUF86 domain-containing protein; the encoded protein is MEAIGRIEEYTSGYTFETFINDKKTVDAVLRNLEIIGEAARNIPDEVRERYPSVPWRRIVGLRNVVIHHYFGVDLSVVWVIVSSQLEELKEEIEKIVEGEC
- the glyS gene encoding glycine--tRNA ligase, encoding MGEKPDKYEVLQDLMRRRGFAWGSFEIYGGARGFYDYGPLGATIKRKIEQKIREAFQREGFFELETPDITPEKVFIASGHVDKFVDPLVECKKCGSRFRADHLVEEALNIDTEGMSAEHLTEMIKEHGIKCPECGGELSEVWYFNLMFETKIGPYGDQKGYLRPETAQGIFVNFRRLNAFARNKLPFGVFQIGKAYRNEISPRQGMLRLREFTQAEAEIFFNPKETEHPHFDEVKAEVLRLYPIEHQLKNLGMVEMTAEEAVKKGYVLNTFFAYYMVMVKRVLLDIGIPEKAIRFRQQLPEERAHYSSDTWDVEIHSERFGWVECVGIAYRGDYDLSKHMKMSGADLTVLIHYDEPKIVKRLKVGLNMKRVGPKLKKDAKRINELIQSWDEEKLRNLVDVLERDGRITIEGYELEKDDFIIKEVEEKITGEKIVPHVLEPSFGIDRPFYLLLENSLVIEEDRTYLKLKKDMAPIEVAVLPLVAKEPLKGIAYDVFRTLQKAGFIAVYDEKDTIGRRYLRYDEIGTPYCVTIDNQTPEDGTVTIRDRDTREQVRVKIEELPGKLRELIFGS
- a CDS encoding alpha-amylase family glycosyl hydrolase; the protein is MRKTGLLIVLLLLISIASGCISQSQQAPADTTPQPPSPTTTSPALTPTSTYSEPEVAELKLPAGNYTAIYTGTGKSCPSGRTPVTFTYNPGKGTVTSVSLRGSFNDWAEWPMKEENGTWSTTVCLRPGRYEYKYFIDGQWVKDMSDDGTGRPYDPEADGYAPDGYGGKNAVRVVEGDVGFYVEFNPGDPAYLSVADNRTVVRFEAKRDTVGSAVLVTDRGNYTMKLQVWWDSGEMWRAEVPFVEPMRYYLVVNSADGGRFAVLNTSENPFYSFDGVDRFPQLEWVSNGIAYQIFPDRFKDGNESNDVLALDHDELLLNQVNPGKPVLSNWSDPITPLHCCHQYFGGDIKGITEELDYLKSLGVTIIYLNPITLSGSAHGYDTYDYYRLDPKFGTEEDLREFLDEAHKRGIRVIFDFVPNHCGIGNPAFLDVWKNGKQSPYWDWFFIKRWPFKLGDGKAYLGWWGFGSLPKLNTTNPEVREYLIGAALHWLDFGFDGIRVDVPNEVLDPATFFSELRERVKEKHPDAYLVGEIWTLSPEWVKGDRFDSLMNYALGRDILLNYARGYLSGEAAMRMMGRYYASYGENVVAMGFNLVDSHDTSRVLTDLGGGSLGDTPSSESIERLKLLSTLLYTLPGTPVTFQGDERGLLGDKNNYDEQRYPIQWDQVNGDVLNHYRALAELRRNTPALRSSVIRFYTAEGGMMAFFRGHDDEVLVVSNSWSKVVELQLPPGDWRVLWPSSERGKVLSGTIKVPPISVLVLERG
- a CDS encoding LSm family protein; this encodes MAERPLDVIHRSLDKDVLVLLKRGSEFRGRLIGYDIHLNVVLADAALIQDGEVVKKYGKIVIRGDNVLAISPVEIE
- a CDS encoding 50S ribosomal protein L37e gives rise to the protein MGSGTAPKGRRNHTPTHIKCRRCGRRAYNVKKGYCASCGFGRSRRMRKYSWSHKWRKKRNLL
- a CDS encoding MATE family efflux transporter; translation: MLHLNEDQRRLWKLAWPAIMGNISQTLLNLVDMMMVGQLGALALAAVGLGGQVSWFMMPIMAAVATGTLALVARFVGAKDDANATLTLEQSLYLAFLLGIPVMLFGWFLGDDILRIMGAKPDVVALGYEYIRVLFAFYPIRFAGFTAFSALRGAGDTKTPMKLGILMNIVNAVLDYLLIFGELGFPRLGPVGAAWASGIGITTSFLIGLYLLWSGKLVLRFRPSWSFHPDMAGRILRVGIPTMIERGIFSFYNFLYMSIVTRFGTVALAAHQVGLRVESIAYMPAFGFNVATSALVGQSLGEGKPEKAEKTVYEALKMVGLFMSVMAAILIIFPRYLVMPFINPGDPNYGEVMRLASIYLIIVGISEIPLGWLFVLGGALRGAGDTKTPMYITAVSKLLFRIVPAYLLGFGFTIPAFEIIGMTFPGFTFEGLGIIAAWIAMSLETFTTAALFWWAFKRGKWKYVKV